Proteins from a genomic interval of Paenibacillus sp. FSL H8-0048:
- a CDS encoding DUF1934 domain-containing protein, producing MTEGPQGKYGVLVTLESVQGTERSVVHAAGEAIAKGQSLYIIYEEQQTGPEGAAAVVRNTLKISEGRIKLIRHGAVQSEQSFEPGQPLPGFYRSPYTQFNLTTDTKTLDIKREGRSLAVSWEYDLYVYGEVTGQFAISLNIQEEPQS from the coding sequence ATGACTGAAGGACCGCAAGGCAAATACGGCGTTTTGGTAACGCTGGAGAGTGTGCAGGGCACAGAGCGCAGTGTGGTGCATGCAGCAGGAGAGGCTATTGCCAAGGGGCAGTCGCTGTACATCATTTATGAAGAGCAGCAGACCGGACCCGAAGGCGCAGCGGCTGTGGTACGCAACACGCTGAAGATTTCAGAGGGCAGAATCAAGCTGATCCGCCATGGCGCTGTCCAGTCGGAGCAGTCCTTTGAGCCGGGGCAACCGCTGCCGGGATTCTATCGTTCGCCTTATACACAGTTCAATCTCACCACAGACACGAAGACACTGGACATCAAGCGCGAAGGAAGATCGCTTGCCGTTTCATGGGAATATGATCTCTACGTATACGGAGAAGTAACAGGACAGTTCGCTATAAGTTTGAATATACAGGAGGAACCACAATCATGA
- a CDS encoding GNAT family N-acetyltransferase: protein MEYRRITDIADPLFREVHQLLSDVFPPEEVLEYSLWKEPLADPGIRVFAAVHEGKVVGTTEYRYYADWNVAMTDFTIIGREGLGIGRFLARQRLKDLEKLAAENHTELLGMFAEIYDPYRVGYDFGGIKPMDPYVRREVLSHLGYKRIDIPYVHPSWQGDGEAVSGLDLCFMPGDEELESIAAPLVADFLTRYYAVLADKPETWTSMVSQLRGRESVALLPL, encoded by the coding sequence ATGGAATATAGAAGAATTACAGATATTGCCGACCCGTTGTTCAGAGAGGTGCACCAGCTGCTGTCGGATGTATTTCCGCCTGAGGAAGTGCTGGAATACAGCCTGTGGAAGGAGCCGCTTGCCGATCCGGGAATACGCGTGTTCGCTGCGGTGCATGAAGGGAAGGTTGTAGGTACTACGGAATACCGGTATTATGCCGACTGGAATGTGGCGATGACCGATTTCACCATCATTGGCCGGGAAGGGCTGGGCATTGGCCGTTTTCTGGCGCGTCAACGCTTGAAGGACCTGGAGAAGCTGGCGGCTGAGAATCACACGGAACTGCTGGGGATGTTCGCTGAGATCTATGATCCGTACCGTGTGGGGTATGATTTTGGCGGAATTAAGCCGATGGACCCGTACGTCCGCCGTGAAGTTCTGTCACATTTAGGCTATAAAAGAATAGACATTCCCTATGTCCACCCTTCCTGGCAGGGGGATGGTGAGGCGGTGTCCGGTCTGGACCTTTGCTTCATGCCCGGAGATGAGGAGCTGGAGAGCATCGCGGCGCCGCTGGTGGCCGATTTCCTGACCCGTTATTACGCTGTGCTTGCGGACAAGCCGGAGACCTGGACATCGATGGTCAGCCAGCTTCGCGGCAGGGAGAGTGTGGCGTTATTGCCGCTGTGA
- a CDS encoding GNAT family N-acetyltransferase — protein MYYKKFYALDGQTPVPAVIRSYTEADFTELITIQSEAFPPPYPAELWWNREQLLNHVTLFPEGALCVEVAGELAGSVTGFLMNFDPEAPMHHHTWSEVTADGYLTSHQPDGNTLYIADLCVRPKYRKLGLGKELVQSLYHVVVELKLERLLGAGRMPGYHRVAGQMTAEEYLAGVVAGSWSDPVITFLLRCGRSPVSVVAGYLEDEESGNYAALMEWRNPFK, from the coding sequence ATGTATTATAAGAAGTTCTACGCTCTGGACGGCCAGACACCGGTGCCTGCGGTGATCCGTTCCTATACGGAAGCTGACTTCACCGAGCTGATTACGATCCAGTCTGAGGCGTTCCCGCCGCCTTATCCTGCGGAGCTGTGGTGGAACCGGGAGCAGCTGCTGAATCATGTGACACTTTTTCCGGAAGGGGCTTTATGTGTGGAGGTGGCCGGGGAGCTGGCCGGATCGGTTACCGGATTCCTGATGAATTTCGACCCGGAGGCGCCGATGCATCATCATACGTGGTCAGAGGTTACGGCAGACGGTTACCTTACTTCGCATCAGCCGGACGGGAATACGTTGTACATAGCGGATTTGTGTGTCCGTCCCAAATACCGCAAGCTGGGTCTGGGCAAGGAACTGGTCCAGTCGTTATACCATGTCGTCGTGGAACTGAAGCTGGAGCGGCTGCTCGGAGCGGGCCGGATGCCGGGCTATCACAGGGTGGCCGGTCAGATGACAGCGGAAGAGTATCTGGCCGGGGTGGTCGCCGGAAGCTGGTCTGATCCGGTGATTACTTTTCTGCTGCGGTGCGGCCGGTCTCCGGTTAGTGTAGTCGCAGGTTATCTGGAGGACGAGGAATCAGGGAATTACGCAGCGCTGATGGAATGGCGGAATCCTTTTAAATAA
- a CDS encoding carbon-nitrogen hydrolase family protein — MAFRVSAVQYHLHTISSFEEFAAECEHYIKTAGEYGAEFILFPEFLTTQLMSIGGGNGEAMGIEDLPQFTDRYLEMFSGYAKKYAVHIIGGTHVLRRSGKLYNVAHLFYPDGRIAEQAKLHITPAEVEGWNMGAGEELQVFQTDHGTIAMLTCYDIEFPEIVRMARAKGADVIFCPSCTDDRHGFHRVRYTSHARAIENQVYVVLTGTVGSLPTVDLMRSNFGQAAIITPNDIPFPPQGLLAEGEINNDMIITADLDLELLYRVREHGSVTTWRDRRTDLYTDWK, encoded by the coding sequence ATGGCTTTTCGCGTATCTGCTGTACAATATCATTTGCACACCATCTCTTCCTTCGAAGAGTTCGCTGCCGAGTGTGAGCACTATATCAAGACGGCCGGAGAGTACGGCGCTGAATTTATCCTCTTCCCTGAATTTCTTACGACACAGCTGATGTCGATCGGAGGCGGGAACGGGGAAGCGATGGGGATAGAGGATCTGCCGCAGTTCACCGACCGTTACCTGGAGATGTTCTCCGGGTACGCCAAGAAGTATGCCGTACATATTATTGGGGGGACTCATGTGCTGCGGCGCAGCGGCAAGCTGTATAATGTAGCCCATCTTTTTTATCCGGACGGAAGAATTGCCGAGCAGGCCAAGCTGCATATTACCCCTGCCGAGGTAGAGGGCTGGAATATGGGCGCGGGTGAGGAGCTTCAGGTATTCCAGACAGATCATGGAACCATTGCCATGCTGACCTGTTACGATATTGAATTCCCTGAGATTGTGCGCATGGCCCGGGCTAAGGGCGCAGATGTGATCTTCTGCCCGTCCTGCACGGATGACCGCCACGGCTTCCACCGGGTACGGTATACGAGCCATGCCCGGGCTATCGAGAATCAAGTCTACGTGGTGCTGACCGGGACGGTAGGCTCGCTGCCTACCGTTGACCTGATGCGGTCCAACTTCGGCCAGGCAGCGATAATTACACCCAATGACATTCCGTTCCCTCCGCAGGGTCTGCTGGCCGAAGGAGAGATCAACAATGATATGATCATCACCGCCGATCTGGATCTGGAGCTGCTGTACCGCGTCCGGGAACACGGGTCTGTAACCACCTGGCGTGACCGCCGCACTGACCTGTACACCGACTGGAAGTAA
- a CDS encoding transglycosylase domain-containing protein, giving the protein MTRDSATPKVRKRRFRLLFRLLVVSALLFLLAAGALLGYLYQKPLPPLGDDVRSRLLDARGNVMTTFTTDGRSREPVELNRISPLLIKATLAVEDRKFYNHIGFDLKGMGRAVLANLEAGRRTQGASTLTQQLARNLYLTHEKTWTRKAKEALYTLQLEMKYSKDEILNMYLNEIYYGHGAYGIEAAARMYFGKAAADLDLAESALLAGVPKGPTYYSPYNHLDSALKRQGIILAAMVDTGDITESQAQEAAKEQLKLSPQGQKDTAVAAPYFRDYVRSLVIDSLHISSDELDRGGLNVYTTLDPDMQQAAEAAVDQGMDHSSELETALVSVDPRTGYVKAMVGGTNYRTSSFNHALAKTRQPGSSFKPIMYLAALSTKEMTGLSVFNSQPTLFHYDNNRKTYQPRNFGDKYLGEINMRQAIAASDNIYAVNTIMKIGADKVAAMAAAMGINSPLQSVPSLALGTSPVSPLEMAAAFAVIANGGVKQPVTAVLKITDAGGHLLYEAPQPEGQPVVEPAAAYVLTRLMEGVFESGGTGNRVASMIKRPVAGKTGTTDTDGWMVGFTPELSTAVWVGYDKGRDIATADGRRAAPIFAGFTEKALENVPPKIFPIPDGVVSVYIDPLSGMLATADCPEKKLETFITGTEPTGYCDQHSSGEPGASDSPTPSGPADPVKEEHSLWNNIKRWWMN; this is encoded by the coding sequence ATGACGCGCGATTCCGCCACACCCAAAGTCCGCAAACGCCGCTTCCGCCTGCTCTTTCGGCTGCTGGTTGTCTCCGCCCTGCTGTTCCTGCTGGCCGCCGGCGCTCTGCTTGGATACCTATATCAGAAGCCGCTTCCCCCACTCGGGGATGATGTCCGCTCCAGACTGCTTGACGCCAGGGGCAATGTAATGACCACCTTCACTACAGACGGCCGCAGCCGCGAGCCTGTTGAGCTTAACCGGATCTCCCCGCTGCTTATCAAGGCCACGCTGGCTGTGGAGGACCGGAAATTCTATAATCATATCGGCTTTGATCTGAAAGGCATGGGAAGAGCGGTACTCGCCAATCTGGAGGCGGGCAGACGCACGCAAGGGGCCAGCACCTTAACCCAGCAGCTCGCGCGTAATCTGTACCTGACCCACGAGAAGACCTGGACCCGCAAGGCCAAAGAAGCGCTATATACCCTGCAGCTGGAAATGAAATACTCTAAGGATGAAATTCTGAATATGTACTTAAATGAGATCTACTACGGGCACGGCGCTTATGGAATTGAAGCTGCGGCCCGGATGTATTTCGGCAAAGCTGCTGCAGATCTGGATCTGGCGGAGAGCGCCCTGCTGGCCGGAGTGCCCAAGGGACCCACCTATTATTCTCCATATAATCATCTGGACAGCGCCTTGAAGCGTCAAGGCATCATCCTGGCCGCTATGGTTGATACGGGGGATATTACGGAATCGCAGGCACAGGAGGCAGCTAAGGAGCAGCTTAAGCTGAGCCCGCAGGGTCAAAAGGACACCGCGGTGGCTGCACCCTATTTCCGTGATTATGTGCGCAGTCTTGTGATCGACAGCCTGCATATCAGCAGTGACGAGCTGGACCGGGGCGGGCTAAATGTCTATACGACACTTGACCCGGATATGCAGCAGGCTGCTGAAGCGGCCGTGGATCAGGGCATGGACCACAGCAGCGAGCTGGAGACAGCCCTCGTCTCTGTTGATCCCCGCACCGGCTATGTGAAGGCTATGGTCGGGGGTACGAATTACCGGACGAGCTCCTTCAACCATGCGCTGGCGAAGACGCGCCAGCCCGGCTCTTCCTTTAAACCGATTATGTATTTGGCGGCGCTGTCGACCAAAGAAATGACCGGCTTGTCCGTCTTCAACAGCCAGCCGACGCTGTTCCATTATGATAACAACCGCAAGACATACCAGCCCCGGAACTTCGGGGATAAATATCTGGGAGAGATTAATATGCGGCAAGCCATTGCCGCATCCGACAATATCTATGCAGTGAATACCATTATGAAGATCGGGGCAGATAAGGTCGCCGCTATGGCGGCCGCCATGGGGATTAACAGCCCGCTGCAGAGCGTTCCCTCTCTGGCGCTCGGAACCTCGCCTGTCAGCCCGCTGGAGATGGCCGCAGCCTTCGCAGTGATTGCGAATGGCGGAGTGAAGCAGCCGGTCACTGCAGTCCTGAAGATTACGGATGCGGGCGGACATCTTCTATATGAAGCTCCGCAGCCTGAGGGTCAGCCCGTGGTTGAGCCGGCAGCAGCTTATGTGTTAACCCGGCTGATGGAGGGGGTCTTCGAGAGCGGAGGCACCGGGAACCGGGTGGCCTCGATGATCAAGCGTCCGGTTGCCGGCAAGACCGGCACTACAGATACAGACGGATGGATGGTAGGCTTCACGCCCGAGCTCTCAACCGCCGTGTGGGTCGGATACGATAAGGGCCGCGATATAGCAACCGCCGACGGCAGACGGGCAGCGCCAATCTTCGCCGGATTTACAGAGAAAGCGCTGGAGAATGTGCCGCCGAAGATTTTCCCCATTCCCGATGGCGTAGTCAGCGTATATATCGATCCGCTGTCCGGCATGCTGGCTACAGCTGACTGTCCTGAGAAAAAGCTGGAGACCTTCATCACCGGCACAGAGCCTACCGGATATTGTGACCAGCACAGCTCCGGTGAACCCGGTGCTTCCGACAGCCCTACGCCTTCCGGTCCTGCTGATCCGGTTAAGGAAGAACATTCGCTATGGAATAATATCAAGCGCTGGTGGATGAACTAA
- a CDS encoding DNA-3-methyladenine glycosylase: MKPNYSAGLEPDAPQLLQPELYKLAAVEAAPRLLGQHLVRRTEDGDIRCRIVETESYGGAEDKGSHAYGSRRTARTEVMFSAGGAVYVYLIYGMYHCLNVVTAARDEPHAVLIRAVEPLTERDAVLMTAYRGVAVRKPSDLSGGPGKLCRALRIDKSLNHSRFDLPEGPLSIEQGEDPESLDIVQAPRINIPYAEEYAGRPWRFYLRGNPYVSVSDPQAQPHKLF; the protein is encoded by the coding sequence ATGAAGCCGAATTATTCAGCGGGCCTTGAGCCGGACGCGCCACAGCTGCTGCAGCCTGAGCTCTACAAGCTCGCGGCAGTTGAAGCCGCGCCGCGCCTTCTTGGCCAGCATCTGGTCCGCCGCACGGAAGACGGGGACATCCGCTGCCGCATTGTGGAGACAGAAAGCTACGGAGGTGCCGAGGATAAAGGCAGCCATGCGTATGGCAGCCGCCGGACCGCCCGGACGGAGGTCATGTTCAGCGCCGGAGGTGCAGTGTATGTATACCTGATCTACGGCATGTACCATTGCCTGAATGTCGTAACTGCTGCCCGTGATGAGCCGCATGCCGTTCTGATCCGGGCAGTAGAGCCGCTTACGGAAAGGGATGCCGTGCTTATGACGGCATACAGGGGTGTTGCCGTCAGGAAGCCCTCGGACCTCTCCGGCGGGCCGGGCAAGCTGTGCCGGGCGCTGCGGATTGACAAGAGTCTTAACCATTCCAGATTCGATCTGCCGGAAGGCCCGCTGAGCATCGAGCAGGGGGAAGACCCGGAGTCCCTGGATATTGTCCAGGCCCCGCGCATCAATATTCCTTATGCAGAAGAGTATGCCGGGCGCCCCTGGCGCTTCTATCTGCGGGGCAATCCTTATGTCTCGGTCAGCGATCCGCAGGCACAGCCCCATAAGCTGTTCTAA
- a CDS encoding AbrB/MazE/SpoVT family DNA-binding domain-containing protein, producing MKDTGMIRSLDSLGRIVVPVEIRMTRNIDIGDPIEFFILDEDIIVLRKYTSTECTFCRSLDHVTYYKDQFICNTCLKELSDPDRGSEPIHASPSSAEEHPEPARGGRRSKTEEMSLRLMKAIEDHPYANQKELAEVLGISQARVSQLKRKLNTSGRTDPQ from the coding sequence ATGAAAGATACAGGCATGATCCGAAGCTTAGACAGTCTCGGAAGAATTGTGGTTCCCGTAGAAATCCGCATGACACGTAATATTGACATTGGGGATCCTATCGAATTTTTTATACTGGATGAGGATATCATTGTCCTCCGAAAGTACACCTCCACAGAATGCACCTTTTGCAGAAGTCTTGATCATGTGACCTACTATAAGGATCAGTTCATTTGCAATACCTGTCTGAAGGAGCTAAGTGACCCCGATCGCGGATCAGAACCCATCCATGCCTCCCCAAGTTCAGCAGAAGAGCATCCCGAGCCGGCACGCGGAGGACGGAGAAGCAAGACCGAAGAAATGAGTCTGCGTCTTATGAAAGCGATCGAAGATCATCCTTATGCCAACCAGAAGGAGCTTGCCGAGGTTCTTGGCATCAGTCAAGCCAGAGTCAGCCAGCTCAAGCGCAAGCTGAACACTTCCGGCAGAACAGATCCGCAGTAA
- a CDS encoding YwhD family protein, with protein sequence MDNVQPEGKKQIALNIVNARAKHKGFGAGSIDLNNVSPVIIDQGIAVIDIGAMHAKSKVEKGIKFSMNREDVPAGRQVWVVWVAVDRTPEGQFYGGITACEMWIDTEARRGWKILADHVNKLDAALKRKLILDGLGSTERAALKSLLMAHNEEWWAASPEELKAALSD encoded by the coding sequence GTGGATAACGTACAACCGGAGGGCAAAAAACAAATTGCCTTGAATATTGTGAACGCCAGAGCCAAGCATAAAGGCTTCGGTGCAGGCTCGATTGATCTGAACAATGTATCGCCTGTCATTATTGATCAGGGCATCGCCGTTATCGATATCGGTGCCATGCATGCCAAGAGCAAAGTGGAGAAGGGGATTAAATTCTCTATGAACCGTGAGGATGTTCCGGCGGGAAGACAGGTATGGGTCGTATGGGTCGCCGTTGACCGTACCCCGGAGGGGCAGTTCTACGGCGGAATTACCGCCTGTGAGATGTGGATTGACACCGAAGCGCGCCGCGGCTGGAAGATTCTTGCGGATCATGTCAATAAGCTGGATGCGGCCTTGAAGCGAAAGCTTATTCTGGATGGACTTGGAAGTACCGAGCGGGCAGCGCTGAAATCCCTGCTGATGGCCCATAATGAAGAGTGGTGGGCCGCTTCCCCTGAGGAGCTGAAGGCCGCGCTGTCGGACTAG
- a CDS encoding M1 family metallopeptidase, with translation MKPHSLRYTLIFAALAVLTLLGGGIWFLSGHSPAVWTASVPKEAKSPAIIPRQQPVQSDLSDTIYTSETEALSQRVVEYHMDVELLPDKETLAASETLTWTHPGVKPVQELYFHLYPNAFASASTTFMKESGGTLRGDTMPAGGYGSITLTDLRTSEGVSLMQRTQYVQPDDGNVNDRTLLKVHLPQPVNGGESVTVRLKFEVKLPKIFARMGTADDFVMAGQWFPKLSVYEPAGRRGLKEEGWNLHQYHGNSEFYSDFGIYNVSISVPPEYKVAATGFPVRDAKVVKGRKIYQFYADDVHDFAWAASPDFVVAEKAFSAPQVPGVKIKLYLDPLHKHLQERYFQAAEAALMAFSKWYGPYPYSTLSIVVPPESGNGAGGMEYPTLITAFGATDSSPGTSLERTIIHEIGHQYFYGLVASNEFEEAWLDESFTSYAEDRLMEQEYGVVSSLPLQSSLVSSSQPLKLETWKYTGDDAYTRNVYIRGKLVLKDIERIAGTKNMDAILAAYARKYRFQHPTTADFQKVVEKVTKQSWQTYFERYVYGGGAPDFAVDDIRLTVRRDNSDGGDSRYSAVVDVSNKGSLYPDVPVKFTFADGYTVQQYWNGEGKSTSFELAYKAPLVSAEIDPGHSILLESRHLNNFRMAELEPRTLSRWTLSASTLLETLLGTLVW, from the coding sequence ATGAAGCCACATTCATTAAGGTATACCCTCATCTTCGCAGCCCTGGCTGTCCTCACCTTGCTTGGAGGCGGAATATGGTTTCTGTCAGGGCATAGCCCTGCCGTATGGACTGCCTCTGTTCCAAAAGAGGCCAAGTCCCCCGCCATTATCCCCCGGCAGCAGCCCGTGCAGTCCGATCTTTCCGATACGATCTACACATCGGAGACAGAGGCTTTAAGCCAGCGCGTGGTTGAATACCACATGGATGTGGAGCTCCTGCCCGATAAGGAGACCCTGGCCGCCTCCGAGACGCTGACCTGGACCCATCCGGGCGTAAAGCCGGTCCAGGAGCTCTACTTTCATCTGTATCCCAATGCATTCGCATCCGCCAGCACCACCTTCATGAAGGAGTCCGGGGGTACGCTTCGCGGTGACACCATGCCTGCAGGGGGTTACGGGAGCATTACCCTGACAGATTTACGGACCTCCGAGGGCGTCTCGCTAATGCAGCGCACACAATATGTGCAGCCAGACGACGGCAATGTCAATGACAGAACACTGCTCAAGGTCCATCTGCCGCAGCCGGTGAACGGCGGTGAGAGCGTGACGGTAAGGCTTAAATTCGAGGTCAAGCTGCCCAAAATTTTCGCCCGGATGGGAACCGCTGACGACTTCGTGATGGCCGGACAGTGGTTTCCGAAGCTTAGCGTCTATGAGCCGGCCGGCAGAAGAGGACTCAAGGAAGAAGGCTGGAACCTGCACCAGTATCACGGCAACTCCGAGTTTTATAGTGATTTTGGAATCTACAATGTATCGATTTCTGTCCCGCCCGAGTATAAGGTCGCCGCAACCGGGTTTCCGGTGAGGGACGCCAAGGTTGTAAAGGGGCGCAAGATCTATCAGTTCTATGCAGATGACGTCCATGACTTCGCCTGGGCCGCATCGCCTGATTTCGTGGTTGCCGAGAAGGCCTTCTCTGCGCCGCAGGTGCCCGGGGTGAAAATCAAGCTCTATCTGGACCCGCTGCACAAGCATCTCCAGGAGCGCTACTTTCAGGCGGCTGAGGCTGCACTGATGGCATTCAGCAAGTGGTACGGCCCTTATCCGTATTCCACCTTATCGATCGTTGTCCCGCCGGAGTCCGGCAACGGGGCCGGAGGAATGGAGTATCCGACCCTGATTACCGCCTTCGGCGCCACCGACTCTTCACCGGGCACTTCCCTGGAGCGCACAATTATCCACGAGATCGGGCACCAGTATTTCTACGGCCTGGTGGCCAGTAATGAATTCGAAGAAGCCTGGCTTGATGAGAGCTTCACCTCGTATGCCGAAGACCGGCTGATGGAGCAGGAATACGGCGTGGTCTCAAGCCTCCCGCTGCAGTCCAGCCTGGTCTCCTCTTCACAGCCGCTTAAGCTGGAGACCTGGAAATACACCGGTGATGATGCCTACACGCGCAATGTATATATCCGTGGCAAGCTGGTGCTGAAGGATATCGAACGCATCGCCGGGACCAAGAATATGGATGCCATCCTCGCCGCCTATGCCCGCAAATACCGCTTCCAGCACCCGACCACCGCCGACTTCCAGAAGGTTGTGGAGAAAGTGACCAAGCAATCCTGGCAGACTTATTTTGAACGGTATGTCTATGGCGGGGGGGCACCCGACTTCGCAGTTGATGATATCAGGCTCACGGTCAGACGGGACAACAGCGATGGCGGGGACAGCCGCTATAGCGCTGTGGTCGATGTAAGCAATAAAGGCAGCCTGTACCCCGATGTTCCCGTGAAATTCACCTTCGCAGACGGGTACACTGTGCAGCAATACTGGAATGGCGAGGGTAAGTCTACTTCCTTCGAGTTAGCGTATAAAGCGCCGCTGGTCTCCGCAGAGATCGATCCGGGGCATTCCATTCTGCTGGAGAGCAGGCATCTAAATAATTTCAGAATGGCGGAGCTTGAGCCGCGTACACTCTCCCGCTGGACGCTTAGCGCATCTACTCTGCTTGAAACCCTGCTCGGAACTCTTGTCTGGTGA
- a CDS encoding C40 family peptidase, which translates to MVFTLGAGSAFADSKMDTVISKTIGTSYKTGGTTTSGFDCSGFTKYVFKNVGLSLPRTSKAQYKVGTSVSKSNLRSGDLVFFNTLGNGVSHVGIYVGNGKFAQSSSSRGVTISSMSQSYWANRYVGAKRVMSTTAYQAVAYD; encoded by the coding sequence ATGGTATTCACACTCGGAGCAGGCAGTGCCTTCGCAGATTCCAAAATGGATACTGTGATTTCAAAAACCATTGGGACGTCGTATAAAACCGGGGGCACAACCACCAGCGGCTTCGACTGTTCCGGATTTACCAAGTATGTGTTCAAGAATGTAGGACTTTCCTTGCCCCGCACCTCGAAAGCACAGTACAAAGTTGGAACAAGTGTATCTAAGAGCAATCTGCGTTCCGGTGATCTCGTGTTCTTCAATACCCTGGGTAACGGAGTGTCCCATGTCGGTATTTATGTTGGAAACGGGAAGTTCGCACAGTCCTCAAGTTCACGTGGTGTAACCATCAGTTCGATGAGCCAGTCCTACTGGGCCAACCGCTACGTTGGCGCCAAACGAGTAATGAGCACAACAGCCTACCAAGCTGTCGCTTACGATTGA
- a CDS encoding C40 family peptidase produces MKKKLAAAVLSLSIIFTIGAGSAFADSKMDKVIDKAIGTKYVSGGTSTNGFDCSGFTMYVFDKIGINLPHQSGSQYQMGTAVSRDEIRPGDLVFFNTNGKGVSHVGVYVGDGEFAHASSSRGVTISSLSDSYYVNRYVGAKRIMSTDAYKNVASDSQDNDDVQ; encoded by the coding sequence TTGAAGAAGAAGCTAGCAGCCGCAGTACTAAGCTTGTCCATTATCTTCACCATCGGAGCAGGAAGCGCTTTCGCGGATTCCAAAATGGATAAAGTGATCGACAAAGCCATCGGAACCAAATACGTGTCCGGCGGTACATCAACTAACGGGTTTGATTGCTCCGGATTTACAATGTATGTTTTTGATAAGATCGGCATTAACCTGCCCCATCAATCCGGCTCCCAGTATCAGATGGGCACTGCCGTGTCCCGTGACGAGATAAGACCGGGCGATCTGGTATTCTTTAATACCAATGGTAAAGGCGTGTCTCATGTCGGTGTTTATGTCGGTGACGGCGAATTCGCCCATGCCTCTTCCTCACGTGGTGTAACCATCAGTTCGCTGAGTGACAGCTATTACGTCAACCGCTACGTTGGCGCCAAACGAATCATGAGTACAGATGCTTACAAGAATGTAGCTTCGGATTCCCAAGACAATGATGATGTACAATAA
- a CDS encoding GNAT family N-acetyltransferase has protein sequence MISSPLTFYVVPMEPQHAAEICEWSYKPPYNIYGWMSWEQMQALGVEFGDPQLRSEQYVSVVNGQGDLCGFAQLFPMEGVVRLGVGMRPELCGHGMGHLFMKAIVQAAQARYPEREIDLEVLTWNQRAIRAYQKCGFTITDTYERRTPTGNKPFYCMVYEE, from the coding sequence ATGATAAGCTCCCCGTTAACCTTTTACGTGGTGCCTATGGAGCCGCAGCATGCCGCTGAGATCTGTGAGTGGAGCTACAAGCCTCCGTATAATATTTACGGCTGGATGTCCTGGGAGCAGATGCAGGCGCTGGGGGTGGAGTTCGGAGATCCGCAGCTGCGAAGTGAGCAATATGTATCTGTCGTGAACGGGCAGGGGGATCTGTGCGGCTTTGCCCAGCTCTTTCCGATGGAGGGGGTAGTCCGGCTTGGTGTCGGAATGCGGCCCGAGCTGTGCGGCCATGGGATGGGGCATCTGTTCATGAAGGCTATTGTGCAGGCAGCACAGGCGCGTTACCCGGAGCGTGAGATCGACCTGGAGGTGCTGACCTGGAACCAGCGCGCCATCCGCGCTTATCAGAAATGCGGGTTCACTATAACGGATACCTATGAACGCCGCACTCCGACCGGTAATAAGCCTTTTTATTGCATGGTCTATGAGGAATAG
- a CDS encoding c-type cytochrome: protein MQKWIMSGLFFAACAFAVILMFTLPGKSEVAEQNKPTMPEVVLDAAGAEATVKANCISCHGDQLQGGAGPSLQQEGASHDAAQIYSIVTKGRGQMPPFKDRLAPEEIANVALWLAEKK, encoded by the coding sequence ATGCAGAAATGGATCATGAGCGGTTTGTTTTTTGCCGCCTGTGCCTTTGCAGTAATCTTAATGTTTACCTTACCCGGTAAATCTGAGGTAGCCGAACAGAACAAGCCGACCATGCCGGAGGTTGTGCTGGACGCTGCGGGCGCAGAAGCCACAGTGAAGGCCAATTGTATCTCCTGCCACGGTGACCAGCTTCAGGGCGGGGCGGGACCCAGCCTGCAGCAGGAAGGCGCTTCGCATGACGCAGCTCAGATTTACAGCATAGTCACCAAGGGCCGCGGACAGATGCCTCCCTTCAAAGACAGGCTGGCCCCTGAAGAGATTGCGAATGTAGCCTTATGGCTGGCTGAGAAGAAATAA
- a CDS encoding 4a-hydroxytetrahydrobiopterin dehydratase gives MQLTEEQLQEQIGKLEGWKLERDRLVRKYMFSEYMKGIAFVDEVAAISEAFEHHPHITIDYKTVVLRLAADVEKLDLRQAHEFNEAFEKTR, from the coding sequence TTGCAATTAACTGAGGAACAACTGCAGGAGCAGATCGGCAAGCTTGAGGGTTGGAAGCTGGAGAGGGATAGGCTGGTGCGCAAATATATGTTCAGTGAATATATGAAGGGAATTGCTTTTGTAGATGAGGTAGCGGCAATTTCGGAGGCCTTTGAGCATCACCCGCATATCACCATTGATTACAAGACGGTCGTTCTGCGGCTGGCTGCAGATGTGGAGAAGCTCGATCTCCGCCAGGCGCATGAATTTAATGAGGCATTCGAGAAGACCCGCTAG